The nucleotide sequence aaagctatggtttttccagtagtcatgtatggatgtgagagttggactataaagaaagctgagcgctgaagaattgatgcttttgaactgtggtgttggagaagactcttgaaagtcccttggactgcaaggagatccaaccagtccatcctaaaggaaatcagtcctgaatattcattggaaggacagatgctgaagctgaaactccaatactttggccacctgatgtgacgaactgactcattggaaaagacccttatgtttTAATTGACTGCACATGCAATATAACtctaggaaaaaagaacaaaaagaaaaactgagcacAATGTTAGTTCCAAGTACTGTACATAATTTTGGAATCAGGAAGAAGGGAGACGATAGTTTCACAGATTTGTATTAGTCAGACAGATCCCTTCTAAGTCAATGACCTGATTGCATATTATAGGGACAGGGAAGCAGGCAAAGCCTGAATGCAAGGTCTCCCCAAAAAGGTTAACCTGTAAGCGCATGTGAACTCCACGTGAAAGGAAGAATTTGGTGTCTACTATGGTGAACTATGAGCTCTAGTGAGGTAGAAAACTGTGCCTATCTTATTCACGGCGAGGACCAAGCACATATCTGGGACATCACAGTTCCCAAGAAATAACTTTAAGactttagtttaaaaatatacagagcgggagaaggaaatggcaacccactccagtgttcttgcctggagaatcccagggatgggggagcctggtgggctgccgtctcaggggtcgcacagagtcggacacaactgaagcgacttagcagcagcagcagtgaagcccCAAAGTCTCTAAGCTGCAACCTCTAAGCAGATCTTCTAAAGGGTATATTACATATAAAAGTGGATATTTTCCATGATAAGTGAAAATGGCCAATCCTTTAAGAGGAGAAGTATTGAATCTTTATAAGAATCTGCTGTATCTTGGACGAGACTATCCAAAAGGAGCAGACTATTTCAAAAGGCGTCTGAAGaatgttttccttaaaaacaaagaTGTGAAGGACCCAGAGAAGATCAAAGAACTTATTGAAAGGGGCAAATTTGTAATGAAAGAACTAGAAGCATTATACTTCCTTAGGAAATACAGAGCTATGAAACAACGCTATTACTCAGATACCAACAAAACTAAATGATCAGTATTACTATCATTTGACTGAAGATCAGTGCCAGCTGTTTATGTACCAGCTATgacaaaaataactttaaagtgTCAAGATATACACTGTGTTAAAAATACCTGAGCTGCCTTACTGAACTAAAACAGGTTTCAACTTCTATTGCTTTATCAGCAACCTTTATGCTCAATTTTTATATAACAATTAACTAATGTTAAATGTCAATTTTATAGTAATTTAGCTATGTAATATTGCCAACTACTTATTAAAAATTGATGAGCACCCAATTTCGAATGAAAATATAATGTACTTAAGTTTTAGTGAAAAATTTGCCAATTATTCTTAGCTCATTTCTGCATTTTACTGAAAAGAGAATGCCATTTAACACTTAAGCAGAATAATTTCTTGCAAGTTTATTTCCCTTAACTTTTAAAGGAGCTCATTTTTGACCCCATGTGAAACGCCAACAGCACATATCCAGTGTTCGCTGTGAAAGAAGCAGCGTCTGGTAATGGTCTAAGTGCAGTTAGTAGAAATAATATGTGTAGAGTTAAGAACTTGAAACAGCCTACCAGTGACTGGCATTACATAATATGCCTATTTAATTATTTCCGGTATTAATTTTGCAATTGGATGCCTTTGGGCCTTAAAACAAATCACCTGTTGTATATCAATACcttcttcaataaaaagtaatgatttatgttattctaaaaatatatatatatatacagagtgGTTACATTTTATACAGGGGATGCATTCAGAAAGTCTCACACAGTGGGAGACTAACCTGGCAAAATGCAGGAGTACTAGCTTCGAGCAAGAGCTAAAGCACTTATAGAAAATCCTCTTGGATTTGGAATTTTGTGATTCTCggcaaaatttaaatattctagGACTTGCATTATTTCAAATTGTGTGCCTAAAGTATGATTTCAGTAATAATTATCAACTTAATTCAAATATGCCTAATATCACATAAAACGCAAGGGCACTCAGAGGATAGACATGTTAATTTAGCAAATACTgacatctggggcttcccaggtgtcattagtggtaaagaacccacctgccaatgcaggagacctaagagatgcagatttgatccctgggtggggaagatcccctggagagggcatggtaacccactctagtattcttgcctggagagtcccattgacagagaagcctggcgggctagagtgtTCATGTAACAcggaatctgacacgactgaagtgacttagcatgtgagCATTTGAGGTCTATTATGTACTGGGTACCTTTTAGTGTTAGCTATTCAGCAGTAGGCAAATTTGGCTATTTAGGTAAATTGCCTGCAGTTTGTCTAAAGCACCTCTGtggaacttcagttcagttcagtcgctcagtcatgtccagctctttgcgaccccatgaatcacagcacaccaggcctccctgtccaccaccatctcccgcagttcactcaaactcatgtccatcgagtcagtgatgccatccagccatctcatcctctgtcgtccccttttcctgctgcccccaatccctcccagcatcagagtcttttccaatgagtcaactctttgcatgaggtggccaaagtactggagtttcagctttagcacttAGGTCTTTACAATTATCTACCTAAACCAACTCATTTatttcatcaaagaaaaaaataaaatgaaaggaattaAAGTCACTTGCTCACTCTCACAATTAACTGTCCATGGAGCTCTGAAGAAAGTGATCTACAGATGCCTAGCCCAGCAGGGACTCAGTGCCTGCTTACAGCTGCAAATAAGCAGCTGAAGTTAACGATCTGGGGGCATATTTATGAAGGGAACtcagaaattataaatataagaTCATTGTTAAGAAATTTCCTTTTAATCTCCTTTTTAGCATtccccaaaatgaaaaattttccagactatgtttttctgttttttaactaACATTTTTTCAAACAAACATACATGTATTAGAAGCAtgtgcacatatatgtgtgtgaaactgaaagaaaagttcaacaaaacaaaaaattcttacCTTTTCTATATGTTAtcctattgtattttattttgctctaATACTGATCAGCAACCACTaaagtgacttcacattccactaACATGTAGCAACACTGTTCAAGTGGGCATTTTGCTGGCTAATTGCTACTCtgccaaatcccatggacggaggatcctggtaggctgcagtccattgggtcgctaagagtcagacacaactgagttacttcactttcacttttcactttcatgcattggagaaggaaatggcaacccgctccagtgttcttgcctggagagtcccagggacaggggagcctgacgggctgccatctctggggtcgcacagagtaggacacgactgaagcgacttagcagcagcagcagcattcaataATGAGCTcacatgtcacctcctcagagaagccttccagGACTCCTCCAAGCACAATCAACCATGCCCTTCTTTATAAAGCCTGACCTGAGTGGCAGTTAGGGCACAGGGAATGGGCAGATTCAGGAGAGAACAGGAGGTGGTGCTGGAATAGTTCTCTGTGCCACACTTGAGCTCCACACTGGAGCAGGAGCCCCTCGAGCACAGGGGTAAGAAGGCCCTCCTCACCCTTGATTGATTTCCTGGGTACTGAGTACTTCCAGACCCATCATAAATGCTCATTAAGCAATTGTTGAAATAAATCCTTTAGGGAGCGGATGAAAGAGCTTATCCTGAAAGCAAATAAAAGAGCCCATCCATCAGAGGCTGCACACTGGGAGCTCATGGACTGAATTTGGCCCGCAGATGTGTTTCATTTGGCCTGTGCAATACAAAAAACTAAAGTGAAAGCATTTGAAAATTGGGAGGTTTCATAAAGTTCCAGATTTGTGGCTTTGCTTGTCCATTCACCAGAGTCATCCTCAGGCTGGTCACCTCTGAACCTCTGCTCTCTCCACAGCGCTCGTAAAAGCCCAGGTGCTGGGCTGCTTTCCCATGTACAGGACCTCCTGGGTCCTACAGGTGTGTGATCTGTGACTCCTGTACCAAGCAATGGGACAAAAGCACGTGGAGTGAATGAGCCTCCACCATCTGCGGTAAGAAAGAGAGCATAGTGAAAAGGACCCGTCTCACTCAAGAAAGCACAGACCCTCCCATATCTGTGATCTACCAGAGGTGAAAGGCTGCCTGAGACAACTGTCTTTAtatcctctttctctctcaatggaaggagatgaaaaaaagaaaagaaaaaaaaaaaaaaaaaccacgtaGAATCATAGGAAATAAGGACCAAAATTAGAacactttatttttccttgtatCCTCTGGCATTGAATAACACCATTTTGCACAGGTGGGTTTTCAATAAACTTGGAAGCAAGACtgtggaaaaattttttaaatgctgtattGGTCTCAAAATTCCAGTTGTTCAGATATAAAAGTGATGCTTGAATACCTTCCTCCCACAGATACATCCTCATGAAAGCCCTGAAAGACCCAAAACTCTCAATCAAAACTATTCTCCATCAGAATCCCAGCACATTTTACaatagaaattgacaagctgagtCTAAAACTTACAAGGCGATGTGACAGCCCAAGTAAggctgaaaaagaacaaagttagagaAATTACACTACATAGGAAAGCAAGAAAATGTGTCACACTTACACCAAAGTAAGGCTGCTATATTAGTCATGTATGCGAGTTTAATTTTGTTTAGCACTCAGATTACAAGACTTATTCTAAAAGAAGAGAATGGGATATTAGTAAAATGACAGACAAACAGATCAATGGGACATACTAAAGTCCAGAAACAGATCTACACCTTTATGGACAGCAGATTTTCAACAAAGTTAACAAAGGCAATTCGCTGGAGAAAGGACAGCCTTTGCAACAGATGATGCTGACTCAATTGGCTATCTATACGCACGACAATAGAGAGGCGTTCCATCCATACTTCATGCCATATACAAAAATGGACTCAAAACGGATCATAGACCCAAATGAAAAACCTAAAACTACATAATCTCCAGAAGAGAACAGGTGAAAAACACATTTGCAACCTTAgtttaaataaagttttcttaCAAATAGCATCCAAAGCATGATCTATATAAAAACAAATGGATAAAGTGGATGTTGTCAAAATGCAAAAtttctgctctttgaaagacaccgttaagagaatgaagagacaagCTACATGCAAATCGTATCGACAGGGACAGAGTAAAGAGACAAAATAGGTGATTAAACAGTTAATCCCACCAAGGGAttgtaaataaaggaaaaagtatgGGAGATGGCTGTAAATTAATGATCagtcaagaaagcaggtttgcttaatcACAATACCGAGCaagcttgcttagcaacaaaaccatgcaacagaagtATGTGACAAGCcccaaaaacaatgaaacaatggtGGAATGAGACCCACATCCTGACTGGTGAGGTCAGTAAATTAATGATTCTTAGGATATACTTGTCTGTgcatagtaaaaacaaaaatataaggaaGAGGTGATATTACACTGAAACTTGAGATGATTTACTGTGTTTTAGTATATGTTACCACTGTTTTGCTCATTTCCATTGCACCACGACAGTCCAGGCTTGACTgtgtagggacaagaaaactgcCCTGCCCATAGTGGAGGAGAAACTGATCATGGAAGCCTGACATCTACTCGAGAATGAGGAAGAGtggtcttctccccctccccacttgtcctttgattataaaacagtAACCCACTAAGTTCTTGGGGTAGCACCCCCTTGCCTACCCACTTGTAAAcctcacaagcatcctattctaataaattgGTTCTTATCTATCACTGCCTATCAGTGAATTCTTTCTGCACTGAGATAAAGAATTAGAGTTCCTTGGAACCACCTCCAGGTGCATTTCTGCGGTCTCAATATATCTTATAAAGAGCTGTATGTAGTGTATATAGACAAAGTATTCTCTAAgcttaataagaaaataaacaacttaaTTTAGAAATGGGCAAAAACTTGAACATATATTTCAGTTAACAAGATAAATGGATGgcaaatgaacacatgaaaaactGCCCAACATTATTTGTCATtagagaaatttaaatgaaaaccaTAATGTGATACCACTATGTACCTATTAGGTGGTAAGAATTAAGAAGACCAATAATACAGTGTTGCTGAGGATGTACAGGAACTGGAATGCTCATACAGTGCTGATgggactttggaaaacagtttggtaatCCCTTAAGAAGGTAAACATACATCTCCTATACAATGCAGCCATTTCACTTGTAGATGAAGACCACGGAGAAAACAAAGCCTGTGTCTGTACAGAGACTGGAACATGAATGGTCAGAAGAGCTTTAATTGTAAAGGCCAAAAACACATGTGtccatcaataggtgaatggaaaaacaaactgtggtatatctgTGCATTGAAATGCTgctatgtaattaaaaaaaaaatgaaatattgatgcCCACTTCAACATGAATAAAAAGTACaaagcagagtgaaaaaaaacagacaaaaaaatagCCCTGTATAACTCCGCTGATATAAAACTCTAGGCAATGAAATAGTGTATAAGGATAGCACATCAATGTTTGCCAGAGTCGGGGTGTCAGAAAAAATGAATTACAAAGGGATAGGAGGAAGCTTTGAGGTGATAGATATGTTCATTATTTCATCATAGTGAAGATTTCACGGTACATATGTGTCAAAACTTATACACTAAGAACACATGCAGTTCAGTGCATGCCAGTAATACCGCAGTAAAGTggtatcaaacaaacaaacaaacagtagtTGTGCTGTCCTTTCTTGCCACCTGACCGCACGTTACTGTGTTAGGTCCTCTTTCCTAGACTCTCCCATAGCACCATATGCTGGCCCTGTTACAATCTTTATCAATGAGCATAGTTTTTCACCCAACTCTTAAGTTGAGCCATTATGACACTACCAACCATTTCTAATCTAAAAAATGGCAGTTTCATGTGGTTCCACCTAAGTGCCTGCCTGTCAACTAGACCTGAAGGTGAGCGCTCTGAGATCTAAGGAAGACCTGGCCCAATGAGGTTTGCTGGGCAAATATGGTGCCGCTGTGAAAATCCTTTTCTCTCCAGCTGCCCTGTTCTCAGTTGGGTCATCGCAGGCAGCTGGGGAAATGGCTACAGGGTCCTGCCTTAACGGCCTCATTccttttgtccatttaaaaatctcTCAAACACCCTGGGAGGGTAGAACCTCcttttttgcataattttaataGTTCCTATTTGAAAATGATCtttcaaaagcaacagaaatgcACCCCTGGGCTGCTAGAAGCAGAGGATGTAGCTTTGAAATGTAAAAAgtgttaaacatttaaaacaaccATAAATCAAAGTACAACTCTGACTCCTGACATCTCTCCGAGGAAAAATTCCAAAGGCTGCAgtactttaaaataatatcatGTGCTCTGGCCCCAGCCTTGGCTGCTTCTCCCTTGGAACAACAAAAAGAACCGTGCCAGCTATTAAAGGCGGTCTTGTTATATAATGCAGTTAATCTCACATACTCTTCCCTGTGGGATTTAACCCAAGTTTCACAGTGGTCTACTTTATTTAGCACTGATAGTTTTATTCGTTTCTTATTAAAGAGATCTTTCCACAAAATTGGCTGCTTTCTCAGCCTTGGCTCAAGAAGGAAGAATATCTGAATTAAAAATCTGTGCAACAGATGGATTGCAGTTACAAAGAGAATCTCTGGCTTCAGAAGTTCCTCACGGAGGCAGGTGTCAAGCCTATTAATAAGTCCCTGGCTTTCAGATTTGCCTGAAGACAGTTTAGCCCTCCCATTTACGCACTCTGCAggcagaacagaaaataaaagcacagagcTCCATAAATACTTGTCAGGTTCTGGGGATGTGTTTGTCTCAATTTCTGTTCATTTAAAAGGAACTGTACTTTTATCCATGGGAAAAACAATCCCATCAGGCAGCTCCAAGGAGGGGCAGAGGGGACATGTGGGATGGCCCCCACGGCTGTCGGCTTGTGTGGGCGGGGTCCGTGCAGGGCTGGGTCTAAGAGGCCCTGCCCACAAGGTCCTGCTGACCCCTCCTTGGTGCGGACAtggaaggggcttccttggtgcttCCTGCTGCTCTTCCTTAATGAGCCCCTCCTTTTCCCCGCCCAGCTACTGGATGGATAACAGAGAAGACAAGCAAGAtaagtcatttccttctcactgCATGACTCATATGACAAATGCCCTGCTTCATGTCTACACATAGTCTCAAACACAGCCCCGTTCGGTTTCAAACAGTTCTCATCGAAGCATGCTCCATCCTGTGTCATTTTAAAACAAGGGGAAGGGAAGACAAAAGAAACACTTCTACTCAAAGCCATCACCATGAGACAGATGTAATTGCtatattctttttataaggaGGGCATTACTTTTAGGAGAAGCTGGATGACTTGGACCAAATAACTCCTTTGAAGAAGTGACAGCCTGGTTTTAAACTCAGGTCCATCTGGCTCCAGAGTGCTCCTCCTGTGAGTTTCTCTATGCTCTCTTTTCTGTCTGACCAGATAAGTGTTAACAAATCCATTAAGAGAGGTAAAAGCTTACTGGGCAATAATTTTGTGCAGCTTCGATACAGTTCCCAAACTGTGCAGATACCCAGAAACACTACTAAATGGCTGAGCCTGGAGCCAATGTGCAAAGAGGTTGCCCGCAGAgaagaatttattcattttacaaaCTGAAAATTGGGGGTAggtgggcttccccaggggctcagcagtaaaaaaaaaaaaaaaaaaagtctgcctacaatgcgggagatgcaggatcaatccctgagttgggaagatccccttggaggagggcatatcaacccacttcagtattcttgcctggagaatcccatggacgcatgagcctggcagggtacagtccacggggtcacaaagacttggatacAACTAAaacgactgagcaggcactcaCGCACTTTAATAAATAATACTGACAACCAAAACTTATGCTCATGATGGACCTAAAGCCCTTGTAAATCCATGCCTGTAAGGTCTGTAtcattgaaaagataaaatgcGCATATAATAGATCCAAAGGGACATCTCCTTTAATGTGCTTTACCCTCTCCCCCAAAAGGCTGCACGCTGTCTACTGGCAGCTGTTTCCTCCTGTTGGTCAGTCGCATTCAGTGGACAGAAGAGTCAGTCTTCCCTCCCCGCTGCCCCAGTCCAGAAGATGCAGACTCTAGTAATCAGCTTTAGCTATGATATGTCACTCTAAAGTATTCTTCTGTGTTAACACAATAGTTCCATTAAGTAAACTGAACTTTAACAAAAATACTTGAAGCCgattttttgaatttccttctctagcagCAAGGTActtccttaaaaaagaatgaaagaaaaacaacaacaacaagagaaagccACATATAATATTCATTTAGCCTACTTACTGGCAGCATGGGGTGCGTGTATGTGTGTTCCAAAGAGCATAGAGGCAGCTTTTATGGTTAGAAAATTGAAGTGCTATCAAACCTAGGAAATTATAGGGATGAGAAACAAAAACAGCTTATCTACATATGTCCCATCtgcttttggttttgtgttttgcACAATCAATTACTGGAAGCCTTGGAGAGTATGCCGAGACACTGAAAACAAGACCTAGGGTGTGTCATGATGGTGGCTGGAGGTGACGGCAAGGCCACCATAGAGCCCACATCAAAACTCACAGGCACACGGGAGAGTTTTCCGGAACTGTCAAGACAGactattagaaatgaaaacacagcatgcACCAAACTGGAGCCAGTGTTTTGGAATATGGGAAAAAGCAAATTTCCATTCAGCAGGGAAAAGCCATCGATTTCCTTATTTTTGTCAGCATGGGTCACTGTGTTCTCCATAACTCAGCATTTTACTGCCGAGCGCGGTTGCACCCAAGATGCTTCAACTATCGGCTCTCTGTTGATAATTTCCCAGACTTCAGTAGCTGGGGTTTTATGCTGggaccccgcccccacccccggcccgaGGGCTCAGTTTATTCGGGCAACTCCATTCTAACAGCCCTACTTCTTTCCGCTCTGACAGTTCTCTGCCCCACAATCATCTCCATTACCTACTTCTAGACTCTCCCTACACTTTCAACACAAATCATTTCTCCACTTTCCCATGAACCACAGGCAAGGAAAAAGACCTCGAGTTAGACAAAAGATAATAGCAATGGATCCACACTTCAGATGAATAAAGTAAATGCCTGAACTGAGCAGTATTATAACaaatgaacattctttagcaGAAAGAACTTGGTGGCagaaaatttctaaaagaaacagaaaaaacttTCTATTCCTGTTGACCCAATCAATTAATAGAGCTACACCATTAATGGAAGTAATCTTGGTCTGAAGTTTGAAAATTACTTTTGTCTAAGGGAAGGGGATGATGAGAGTTACTGATCTATTACTCACTCTTTTTGGTATATTCTTTAAGGGGGGAAAAACATAAAAGCCCAGGGATTCTAGAAATGAAATCAGCAATGTGAGCCTATtcttaaatgaatacattttgttTGCTTAAATCACTGTGTTTGTTAGTCTGCTGTTGTAAGGAGATGACAATCTATAAAATCATAAGCCTGATTTCCATTGTTGAGCAATGGCTCAGAGATTTGAAAGAGAGAATTTGATTTCTACATCtatttctaaaggaaaacattttgcaTATGGTGTATTGATAAAACAGTCTAATTACATGGGCTTaatcctgacctgcctcttgagaaatctgtatacaggtcagaaagcaacagttacaactggacatggaacaacagactggttccaaataggaaaaggagtacatcaaggctgtatattgtcatcctgattatttaacttatatgcagagtacatcatgagcagatgaccttatggcagaaagtgaagaggaactaaaaagcctctcgatgaaagtgaaagagagtgaaaaagttggcttaaagctcaacattcaaaaaacaaagatcatggcatccggtcctgtcacttcatgggaaatagatggggaaacagtggaaacagtgtcagactttattttttggggctcccaaatcactgcagatggtgactgcagccatgaaattaaaagacactccttggaagaaaagttatgaccaacctagatagcatattgaaaagcagagacattacactgcctacaaaggtccatctagtcaaggctatggtttttccagtggtcatgtatggatgtgagagttggactgtgaagaaggctgagcgccgaagaattgatgcatttgaactgtggtgttggagaagactcttgagagtcccttggactgcaaggagatccaaccagtccattctaaaggagatcagccctgggatttctttggaaggaatgaagctgaagctgaaactccagtactttggccacctcatgtgaagagttgactctttggaaaagactctgatgctgggaaggattgggggcgggaggagaaggggacgacagaggatgagatggctgggtggcatcaccaactcgatggacgtgagtttgagtgaactccgggagatggtgatggacagggaggcctggcgtgctgtgattcatggggtcgcaaagagtcggacacgactgagcgactggactgaactgaactgaactgaatcctaagAGTGTTAATATATGAAAAAGTTCTCAGATACATTTGAATGTAGATTTTTAAGAGTACTATAGGAATCATTAAACACTTCTAGACTCCAATGCAAAACAAATAAGAGAACACTACAATAGAGACCCAGCCCCGAAGGGGAATTCATGTAACACCAACCCTTCCCATGGCTTGCTTTTGGGAACCCATCTTGTCACTTCTTCCCCTCCTCAGAAGCAGCCTGCCCTTCCACAGCTTATGAAGAAGGACCCCGGAGTGGCCATGAGGGTGGAGTCTCATCATGCCTTGGAGCAGTCTCGTCCCTCAGCGTCACGGCACTGACTCAGTGTGGTACAAGGAGGGTGCAGTGTCCGGGAGGAACTGGTGGTTGTCAAGACTCATTTCCCTGTGGCGTGATGTGGCTTTCTTCTCAGGAAGACGATTTTCATCTGACTCAAGGCTCTGGGGCTGTGCTTCACTCCCATTCCTCTTGATTGGCCAAAGTCATTATTTGCCAAGGTAAACTGCAAACTTCCCTTTTTTGCAATGATGGATCTGTGCATGGTCATTCTCAGGGTGTGACAGTGTGGTATGGGGCAGTGAGCCCAAGACGTGCTCTTCAGTCCTTTTTCTGCCCCTGACTCACTGCCATCCACATCTCAAGTTCCACATCCCTGAAGAGGTGGTGATCCAGCCAGCCCCCCAcctttctctaacaccacaaggAGAAGACTGTGCCCCCTctcaaaagattttatttttcctgtcatttCCAATCCTCCcccatttctccttttttcctattttagcTAGACTCTCATGCCAAATGGGTGATATTCACAGAACAACATCCCAATCCTCTAGACCAAGTGTTCTAATTTTCATGTGGTCAAGATATAAGCAAGATAACAGAAGGGCGCGTTGGCTAGCAAACACAGCAGGAAGAATAATTAACCAGGTTGCACGGTGTGTTTCCTTTCCTTCAGTAACTGAGAGGCAGTTGTGATCTAGCAGACAGGGCAGAAGTCATGACATGTTTCATGACCCAGCACTAGACCTGGAGACTAAAATGCCACCTTTctagcctcagcttcctcaccgTAAAGTGAAGGGGTTGATCAAGCTTAGAGGCTGCAAAGGCCGACATTTACTGGGGCCTAGCAGATTACTTGCAGGAAGTAAAGGACAAACCATGGAGCAGTGGGGACTGGGGAAAACCAGAGTGCCCGCACCCCAGCTGGGGGAAGCAGCTGCCACTCAGCACAAGCCAAGTGTCACCATTCAGCACCAGCCACGTGGGAGGAAGAGGGTCCTTCAACTCCACATGTTCTAATCTTCCAAGAGA is from Bubalus bubalis isolate 160015118507 breed Murrah chromosome 4, NDDB_SH_1, whole genome shotgun sequence and encodes:
- the LOC123465696 gene encoding electron transfer flavoprotein regulatory factor 1 translates to MANPLRGEVLNLYKNLLYLGRDYPKGADYFKRRLKNVFLKNKDVKDPEKIKELIERGKFVMKELEALYFLRKYRAMKQRYYSDTNKTK